Proteins encoded within one genomic window of Streptomyces sp. NBC_00523:
- a CDS encoding relaxase/mobilization nuclease domain-containing protein — translation MVPDVSTGSDSRGLIAYLFGPGRRDEHTNPHIVAAWDMAGAPDPGRDPAATYSQLARRLDHHVDLRTRELGGKKPPQHVWHCPVRTAPGDRYLTDTEWAEVARRVVHATGIAPEGDEKACRWIAVRHADDHIHIMATTVRADGRIPRTHRGGQRAQAECRKIEKEMGLRQLMKGDGTAPKTPTGAERAKAERQGRAVTTRAWLREQAHTAAAASRNEEDYFSILTDLGITVHTRIGPETGDVIGYSLSTSGDTAAGEPVKFGGSKLSPDLSIHRLRERFTSQPDAPLTAPPAHPWRQAERSLRIAHAAITDPNGDVHRAQGEIAAFGDFLHTSALHVPHPLRAEIQAAASAFNRANRSMIRADHRAGYALRKAGQELLYGTNSAGDFVIAVLAATVHLALAASHWHEQREHHQQAAAAQQAHARLRSTYEAQAAPILSELIRRTPPTETVARYEGVLRTTLPAQAERILADPAWPALTTALRRAEAGSYSPASVLTAAAEGRELDTADHPAQVLIWRLDNASNRRLAAAKASSTMAIEPSTLAVVPADTKVPPSRRRGR, via the coding sequence ATGGTTCCTGACGTCTCCACCGGCTCCGACAGCCGCGGACTGATCGCCTATCTCTTCGGCCCTGGGCGCCGCGACGAGCACACCAACCCCCACATCGTCGCCGCCTGGGACATGGCCGGCGCTCCCGACCCCGGCCGCGACCCGGCAGCCACCTACTCCCAGCTCGCCAGGCGACTCGACCACCACGTCGACCTCCGCACCCGCGAGCTGGGCGGCAAGAAGCCACCGCAGCACGTCTGGCACTGCCCGGTCCGCACCGCCCCCGGCGACCGCTACCTCACAGACACCGAGTGGGCCGAGGTCGCCCGCCGCGTCGTGCACGCCACAGGAATCGCCCCCGAAGGCGACGAGAAGGCATGCCGATGGATCGCGGTCCGGCACGCCGACGACCACATCCACATCATGGCCACCACCGTCCGCGCTGACGGCCGCATACCTCGAACCCACCGGGGCGGGCAGAGGGCACAAGCCGAATGTCGAAAGATCGAGAAGGAAATGGGGCTCCGTCAACTCATGAAGGGAGATGGCACCGCGCCCAAGACTCCGACTGGTGCCGAGCGCGCCAAGGCGGAGCGCCAGGGCCGTGCCGTGACCACTCGCGCCTGGCTGCGCGAACAAGCCCACACCGCCGCTGCGGCGTCACGCAACGAGGAGGACTACTTCTCGATCTTGACCGATCTGGGCATCACGGTCCACACCCGCATCGGTCCCGAAACCGGTGACGTCATTGGGTACAGCCTTTCAACCTCCGGTGACACTGCTGCCGGTGAGCCGGTTAAGTTCGGCGGCTCCAAACTCTCACCTGACCTGTCGATCCACCGCCTGCGCGAACGCTTCACCTCGCAGCCAGACGCCCCCTTGACCGCGCCACCGGCCCATCCGTGGCGCCAGGCCGAACGCTCTCTGCGCATCGCACACGCTGCCATCACGGACCCGAACGGTGACGTGCACCGGGCTCAGGGCGAAATTGCGGCATTCGGCGACTTCCTCCACACATCAGCCCTGCACGTACCCCATCCTCTGCGCGCTGAGATACAGGCCGCGGCCAGCGCATTCAATCGCGCCAACCGGTCCATGATCCGCGCCGACCACCGGGCAGGGTACGCCCTGCGCAAGGCAGGACAGGAACTTCTCTATGGCACCAACAGCGCGGGCGACTTCGTCATCGCCGTACTCGCCGCCACCGTCCACTTGGCCCTCGCCGCCTCCCACTGGCACGAGCAGCGCGAGCACCACCAGCAGGCAGCCGCCGCCCAGCAGGCCCACGCCCGCCTCCGCAGCACCTACGAGGCACAGGCTGCACCCATCCTGTCCGAACTGATCCGTCGTACCCCGCCCACCGAAACCGTCGCGCGCTACGAGGGCGTCCTGCGGACGACTCTCCCCGCCCAAGCCGAACGAATCCTGGCCGACCCCGCGTGGCCTGCTCTGACCACTGCCCTGCGCCGTGCAGAGGCTGGCAGCTACTCGCCGGCCTCTGTTCTCACCGCAGCCGCTGAAGGACGTGAACTCGACACCGCCGACCACCCTGCCCAGGTGCTGATCTGGCGGCTCGACAACGCGTCAAACCGACGACTCGCAGCCGCGAAGGCAAGCAGCACAATGGCTATAGAGCCGAGCACGCTGGCGGTCGTGCCTGCCGACACCAAAGTTCCTCCCTCGCGTCGGCGTGGGCGATGA
- a CDS encoding DUF3631 domain-containing protein, giving the protein MKDPTSPATSKASGVAWPPIAVPGQGLPRDREARPAIGGPPADAPSRSSRDSRPAETSAPTTASDSAGIPAPGGPESQDGGGPAGEGSALLDDLRTAIGRYVVLPSDEALTAVTLWVAASHIQPGLQHAPRLAVVGPTKGCGKSRLLDVLYETVHQPMMTVNTSPAVVFRVIGKNPPTLLVDEADTIFGPKAGDKEDLRGLLNAGHQRNRPAWRISGPEHKPTAFPTFAMAALAGIGDLPDTIMDRAIVIRMQKRKPGERITPFRSRYSVPELHALRDRLANWLVPLRGTVAGSVPQMPVEDRAADTWEPLVIVADLAGGYWPARAHAACLAMTRNEVVQDEQTTLKTRLLRDIRRVFDQEAGKEALRSQDRLAVLIQDAEAPWAEYGTKGLNAYHLANLLRDFGISPANYRFENGRQAKAYARNQFVDAWARYCPDPALSAPTAKVPAHPTRGRPPAPPSGTLPTGPPGGPAGPRPTR; this is encoded by the coding sequence ATGAAGGACCCTACGTCCCCCGCCACCTCGAAGGCATCCGGTGTTGCCTGGCCACCGATCGCGGTCCCGGGCCAGGGTCTGCCTCGCGACCGAGAAGCGCGCCCCGCCATCGGAGGCCCGCCCGCCGATGCTCCGAGCCGGAGCTCACGCGATTCGCGACCTGCCGAAACTAGTGCCCCGACAACAGCGTCGGACAGCGCAGGCATTCCTGCTCCAGGCGGACCAGAGTCCCAAGATGGCGGCGGGCCGGCAGGCGAAGGCAGCGCGCTGCTGGACGATCTCCGCACGGCGATCGGGCGGTACGTGGTGCTGCCGAGCGACGAGGCCCTGACCGCCGTCACGCTCTGGGTCGCGGCCTCCCACATCCAGCCCGGCCTCCAGCACGCGCCACGGCTGGCGGTCGTCGGACCGACCAAGGGGTGCGGCAAGTCCCGTCTCCTGGACGTTCTCTACGAGACCGTCCACCAGCCGATGATGACGGTGAACACCTCCCCGGCGGTCGTCTTCCGCGTCATTGGCAAGAACCCGCCGACTCTGCTGGTGGACGAGGCCGACACCATCTTCGGCCCCAAGGCGGGCGACAAGGAGGACCTGCGCGGCCTGCTGAACGCAGGGCACCAGCGCAACCGGCCCGCTTGGCGGATCTCCGGGCCGGAGCACAAGCCGACCGCCTTCCCCACCTTCGCGATGGCGGCGCTGGCCGGCATCGGTGACCTGCCGGACACGATCATGGACCGCGCGATCGTCATCCGGATGCAGAAGCGGAAGCCGGGCGAGCGGATCACCCCGTTCCGTTCGCGGTACTCCGTGCCGGAACTGCACGCGCTTCGCGACCGGCTTGCCAACTGGCTGGTCCCGCTGCGCGGCACCGTCGCGGGCTCGGTGCCGCAGATGCCCGTCGAGGACCGCGCCGCCGACACATGGGAGCCGCTCGTCATCGTCGCCGATCTCGCCGGCGGGTACTGGCCCGCGCGGGCACATGCGGCCTGTCTGGCGATGACGCGCAACGAGGTGGTCCAGGACGAGCAGACGACGTTGAAGACGCGGCTGCTGCGTGACATCCGCCGTGTCTTCGACCAGGAGGCCGGCAAGGAGGCTCTGCGCAGCCAGGACCGTCTCGCGGTGCTCATTCAGGACGCCGAGGCCCCATGGGCGGAGTACGGCACGAAGGGGCTGAACGCGTACCACCTGGCGAATCTGCTGCGTGACTTCGGTATCAGCCCGGCCAACTACCGTTTTGAGAACGGCAGGCAGGCCAAGGCGTACGCCCGCAACCAGTTCGTGGACGCATGGGCCCGCTACTGCCCCGACCCCGCCCTGTCGGCACCCACCGCCAAGGTCCCGGCACATCCGACCCGGGGCAGGCCGCCCGCCCCTCCGTCCGGGACGCTGCCCACCGGCCCGCCGGGAGGGCCCGCAGGCCCCAGGCCCACTCGCTGA
- a CDS encoding helix-turn-helix transcriptional regulator encodes MRYLTTAEVAERYRTAESTVRYWRHLQKGPRGIKVGKRVLYPEAELLRYERALIDGGDEWGLAS; translated from the coding sequence ATGCGATACCTGACGACCGCCGAGGTAGCCGAGCGCTACCGCACCGCCGAGAGCACCGTCCGCTACTGGCGCCATCTCCAGAAGGGACCGCGCGGCATCAAGGTCGGCAAGCGGGTGCTCTACCCCGAGGCCGAACTGCTGCGCTACGAGCGGGCGCTGATCGACGGCGGAGACGAGTGGGGCCTGGCCTCATGA
- a CDS encoding helix-turn-helix transcriptional regulator, whose amino-acid sequence MASEKPESGEVPLLYSEGNVAGRVALEREVRGWSTTELAERVTRAGVKMNQTAVWRIENGSPRRRINLDEALAFSRVFELPLEELMSPPLEGLDVDSRRLVQEAVEAFYETRDARDRLHRAVVAVAGHIKAHPDSSRAIHEQCLRLMGDERDARVLSGDIEDGGHY is encoded by the coding sequence ATGGCAAGCGAGAAGCCCGAGAGTGGCGAGGTGCCGCTGCTCTACAGCGAAGGCAACGTGGCGGGCCGCGTGGCCCTGGAGCGCGAGGTCAGAGGGTGGAGCACGACCGAGCTGGCCGAACGGGTGACCAGAGCCGGCGTGAAGATGAACCAGACGGCCGTCTGGCGCATCGAGAACGGCTCACCCCGTCGCCGGATCAACCTCGACGAGGCGCTCGCCTTCTCCCGCGTCTTCGAGCTCCCCCTCGAAGAACTGATGTCGCCGCCCCTCGAAGGGCTCGACGTCGACAGCCGACGGCTCGTCCAGGAAGCCGTCGAAGCGTTCTACGAAACCCGTGACGCCCGCGACCGTCTGCACCGTGCCGTGGTCGCCGTCGCCGGCCACATCAAGGCCCACCCGGACAGCTCGCGGGCGATTCACGAGCAGTGCCTCCGCCTCATGGGGGACGAGCGAGACGCGCGCGTCCTCAGCGGCGACATCGAGGACGGGGGCCACTACTGA
- a CDS encoding tyrosine-type recombinase/integrase, producing the protein MANVQKRPNGKWRARYRDLDGKEHARHFDRKLDAQRWLDEVTTSVVTGQYVDPRAGRITFQKYAERWQGSLIASEAGERITDNALRLHLVPALGARSLAAIRRNDIQVLFKHLSDQLGPGSVRNVHDVLVRVMTAAVDDKVIASSPCRRITLPVMPDEEVTPPTVAQVEAMARVMPPYIRAAVVVLAGSGLRIGELLGLKVSDVDFKAGSIRVERQRLQSGKIGPPKTTKSRRTVPVGEVVTDALLGHLAARPSTEWLFTMEEGEPLNYRRWKTEWNCARRALQAGESEAAKREGRKPVELPHMVTHDLRHFYASALIAGGASVKQVQMVLGHASAVITLRIYAHLWPGEEDRTRSVMDAVLGGLRTGCGPVGDMTSETAGQTA; encoded by the coding sequence TTGGCGAACGTACAGAAGCGCCCCAACGGCAAATGGCGCGCCCGCTACCGTGATCTCGACGGCAAGGAGCACGCTCGCCACTTCGACCGGAAGCTCGACGCCCAGCGCTGGCTCGACGAAGTCACGACCAGCGTGGTCACCGGTCAGTACGTCGACCCGCGCGCCGGTCGCATCACGTTCCAGAAGTACGCCGAGAGGTGGCAGGGCTCGCTCATCGCGAGCGAGGCGGGTGAGCGCATCACCGATAACGCGCTCCGGCTCCACCTTGTACCGGCGTTGGGCGCCCGCTCACTGGCGGCGATACGCCGTAATGACATACAGGTGCTCTTCAAGCACCTGTCCGACCAACTCGGCCCCGGCAGCGTCCGGAACGTCCACGACGTCCTCGTGCGCGTCATGACGGCGGCGGTGGACGACAAGGTCATCGCCTCCAGCCCGTGCCGCCGGATCACCCTTCCGGTCATGCCGGACGAGGAGGTCACCCCGCCCACCGTCGCTCAGGTTGAGGCGATGGCGCGCGTGATGCCGCCCTACATCCGCGCGGCCGTCGTCGTGCTCGCAGGGTCAGGCTTGCGCATAGGTGAGTTGCTGGGCCTGAAGGTGTCGGACGTCGACTTCAAGGCCGGGAGCATTCGCGTGGAGCGGCAGCGGCTCCAGTCGGGGAAGATCGGCCCGCCGAAGACCACGAAGTCCCGGCGCACGGTTCCGGTCGGGGAGGTCGTCACCGACGCGCTCCTCGGGCACCTCGCCGCGCGCCCCTCCACGGAGTGGCTGTTCACGATGGAGGAGGGGGAACCGCTCAACTACCGCCGCTGGAAAACCGAGTGGAATTGCGCACGTAGGGCGCTCCAGGCGGGGGAGAGCGAAGCAGCCAAGCGTGAGGGCCGCAAACCCGTCGAGCTGCCGCACATGGTGACCCACGACCTGCGGCACTTCTACGCCTCCGCGCTCATCGCGGGCGGGGCGAGCGTCAAACAGGTCCAGATGGTCCTCGGCCACGCGTCCGCCGTCATCACGCTGCGGATCTACGCGCATCTGTGGCCGGGGGAAGAAGACCGCACCCGGTCCGTGATGGACGCCGTTCTCGGCGGCCTGCGGACCGGGTGCGGACCGGTAGGCGACATGACCAGCGAAACCGCAGGTCAGACGGCCTAA
- the sodN gene encoding superoxide dismutase, Ni yields the protein MLSRLFAPKVKVSAHCDLPCGVYDPAQARIEAESVKAVQEKFQANEDPHFRARAVVIKEQRAELAKHHVSVLWSDYFKPPHFEKYPELHQLVNDTLKALSAAKGSTDPATGQKALDLIAEIDKIFWETKKA from the coding sequence ATGCTTTCCCGCCTGTTTGCCCCCAAGGTGAAGGTCAGCGCCCACTGCGACCTGCCCTGCGGCGTGTACGACCCGGCCCAGGCCCGCATCGAGGCGGAGTCCGTCAAGGCCGTCCAGGAGAAGTTCCAGGCCAACGAGGACCCGCACTTCCGGGCCCGCGCCGTGGTCATCAAGGAGCAGCGCGCCGAGCTCGCGAAGCACCACGTCTCGGTGCTGTGGAGCGACTACTTCAAGCCCCCGCACTTCGAGAAGTACCCGGAGCTGCACCAGCTGGTCAACGACACCCTGAAGGCCCTCTCGGCCGCCAAGGGCTCGACCGACCCGGCCACCGGCCAGAAGGCGCTGGACCTGATCGCGGAGATCGACAAGATCTTCTGGGAGACCAAGAAGGCTTGA
- the sodX gene encoding nickel-type superoxide dismutase maturation protease, translating to MREVPEVPEPADEQPVRGLAGRVPFQVVEVTGPSMVPTLHHGDWLLVQYGAPVRPGDVVILRHPFQQDLLVVKRAVERRAGGWWVLGDNSYAGGDSTDYGAVPEELVLARVRARYRPLTKDQRSVRGVVTWAVSALRPVSAARPVSRRLRAR from the coding sequence ATGAGGGAGGTGCCGGAGGTGCCGGAGCCGGCCGACGAGCAGCCCGTGCGCGGGCTGGCGGGGCGGGTGCCGTTCCAGGTGGTGGAGGTGACGGGGCCCTCGATGGTGCCCACGCTCCATCACGGGGACTGGCTGCTCGTGCAGTACGGGGCGCCGGTGCGCCCCGGTGACGTGGTGATTTTGCGCCACCCGTTCCAGCAGGACCTGCTGGTGGTGAAGCGGGCCGTGGAGCGGCGGGCCGGGGGCTGGTGGGTGCTGGGGGACAACAGCTACGCGGGCGGGGACAGTACGGACTACGGGGCGGTGCCCGAGGAGCTGGTGCTGGCCCGGGTCCGGGCGCGGTACCGGCCGCTGACGAAGGATCAGCGCTCGGTGCGCGGGGTGGTGACCTGGGCGGTCTCCGCGCTGCGCCCCGTCTCGGCGGCGCGCCCCGTCTCCAGGCGCTTGCGGGCCCGGTAG